The sequence ATGTAATGTAACCATCTCCAAACCAAAGGAATTTGAGTCCTCTTCAAGAAAAATCCACATGTTAGGAAGAATAGAGCTGTTGTAGCTATAACGATCGCGTACCCCGTGATGTAACTTGGGACTAGTGCACTTACTAACATCACATAAGCATTGCTAGTTATGAGTGAGGAATAGAGGATTATCCAGAAGCTTAAAATGCTGCTGTTGATTCTAAGAATGTATTGGGTTATGGCAGCGAATGTGAAGGCTTGGATCGCGAAAAAGGGGAGGTATACTATGAGGGAGGAAATGACATATGAAGATGATCTATAAGCGTTGTGAGATGTCTCGCGAATGAAGATGAATCGTTCTTGGATGAACGTTGGGACTGCATCGTTCGAGGAGAAAAAGACTAGGCAAATTGTGAAGATGTAGAAGTTGAGGAGGTGATTGATTGTTGTGAAGTCGAAATGATTTAGTCTTcggaagaaagaagaaaggaCTAGTCCCATGACTGTTAAGACGATTTCACGAGATAGGAAGAGTTCAGGAGTACGAATTACATTCAATGTGGTACGCCAACAGAGGACTATAACTTCTCTAAGCCAGGGATTTGCGAATTTGTGCCTGTGAACTGGTTCATCGAGTACTTCTTCGATTTCAAATACTTCTTCGTATGATGGATTATAGGATGAGTACTCTATTCCTTCTCGAACCGGAGTGAAAATTGCTGATACCACTGGAGTTTTAACACGTGAAGGTGTTTGTTGAGACATTGGGACTGGATGACCTGAAGACATGCTCGATTTTGCACCAGAAATTTGTGTTCGTCCTCCATGGTTCCATGTTGGTGGACGAAGAGGAGTCCCTTTAACGCCATTGTATAGCCAAACGGAGAAATCTTTGTAGAAATGTGAAGCCAAACGTGGATGAATCCCACTCTGCATACTCATAGGCGTTTGAGGAACCTTACGTTCCAATGAGTTATCAAAATCCTCATCATCATAACCGAAACTATTAATATTAGATTCAGACTGATCCTTAGGATCTCGTTGGGAATTCATGTTTCCAACAGAAAAATGAGAGCTTCGGAGGGTAATATGTTTGGTCCAGGGTGACTTTGCATAAGGATTTCGATGAGCTCTTGGTGTTTTTGGTGGTTTTTGGAGAGGGGTTTTAGCTGCTTGATCAGGTTTGATGCCATCCCTTTGATACAAGACAAGAGGATCAAGTCCAACAGTTGATTCATCATACTCTTTGATCACATCTAACAGGTACTCTAAGCTATTTTCGCCATCTGGAACTGGTCTTGCAAAACCAGCTAGAAAAGCTGCTACTCCTGTTGGACTTCCCAAATATACAAGCCTTCCCCTGCATTCACAGAACAACCTTGCTTATATGGCGGTGTTTGATTAGGTACGGAGTTTGAGGAAGAACGAAAGAAGGATTTTTATCACACCATAAGTGCCCTAAAAACATGTAGCATGTACATCGTTTCTATGGTTATAAGAAGTTGTCGTTCGTCTTTAAACAGATTATAGAAAGAATTGACatacaaattgaaacggaggaaTACAATTATTCTTTCGACATGGCAATGCGTACTTAAACGCTTGAACATAGAAAAACTATGAACCTAAAGTCGATTAAAGAGGGATAGAATTAAAAAGTACCTTGCAAGGACTGTGATGCGATCAAGGAGCATTTGGATTCTGAAAGAAGGCTGATGGATGGTCATGAGTACTATACTACCACTTTTAGCTATGTCTTTCACTTTTTCAACAACACTATAAGCACTTGTAGAATCAAGACCAGATGTAGGCTCATCGAGAAACAGCAGAGATGGCTTATGGATTATGTCAATCCCTATTGACACTCTCCGACGTTCTCCCCCTGACACTCCTCTTCTTCCTTCATCTCCTATGTACGTGTGTGTTGCACTCTACATAGGCACATGTAAATTTTACACTATCAAGTTACCTTATAAATAACCACAAAGTAACCGTTCATAATCCTCGAGTCTTGACATACCGTTAAGCCTAATTGCTCGAGAAGTTCATgaactcttttcttcttctctgcTCTAGATATCGATGGTGGAAGCCTGACTTCAGCTGCAAACATGAACGTCTCGTAAACTGTCAACATAGGAAAGAGCTGATCATCTTGCATTACATAGGAAGATATCATCTTCATATAACTTGTGGTCACCTGCATATCATAATAACTATAACCTTTACTAAATCATAACTATGTTTTAAATCACATTAcatgatgatacatatagagaCTTAACTGGTTTGCCTTCAATTCTAACAGTTCCTTCAAGACTACCACGAGCAATTCGTCCAGCAATGGCATCAAGAAAAGTAGACTTTCCAGCACCACTAGGCCCCATGATGGCCATGATTTCGCCTCGCAAAGCTTGTCCTGATATATCATTAAGAAGATAAGCTTCTCTGTTGATCCAAACACCATCTTTTTTCACTTTCTTGGTaacactatatgacagattaGTAAACTCAAGACCATGTCCTGGAATTAGCTTGCGCGTTAGCTGCTTCGACAAATTTTTACCATTAATCTTCTTCAACTGTGCAGATTTGTCCAAGTCCAACAAAGTTTCTAAGCTTCTGTTGGTGTCTGTCCGCTTAAACTTtgccatttttattttttttttggttttctgaAGAGACACTTATTTTCCCCCTTCTCTTTTATAAATACAGGGGATGGAGAAATTGAGAAATGGACAAAAAAAATGGGACGGGTAAAACACAAAAGAAATTGGAATTTAGTTAAGCTTTATACAAAGTTgaatgtttctttttttctctaattttgtACTATCTTCTTTTTTCACTTTGGTTTTATCGTTGGTTTGCTTTGATCATGTCGTTAtgacaaataattttgttaGTGGTTTGTGGAAATAAATatcttctttcttgtttttagtACGTGTAGTATACACTGGAAAGAAGAACGAAGAGATTTATGTAATATCTGCAGTGAACCATTGATgtttaggggtcgtttggtagggcATGCGATAGATAAGGGATAATTtatctcatttatttattatcttaataatttaaaatattaatttctctGCGATTAATAAATATTCTCTCTTTTTATATGCCTTAAGAGTGTTTATCAATGCTTAGTTAAGATCTAAACCAATTAATTGTAGTAAACTACTATTCGGTTTGATTTCGAagtttattgatttgatttattgGTTATCAGTTTGTAAAGATGCTAAATCGTTATAGAATCATTAAGATATTCACTTATCAGTTATTGGTTTATCGGTTCGATTGTCGATTTAACCAGTAAGATTTGacactaaaaaaatattgaaaatcactttaaaacaaGGTGACGAACCAAATGAATCTTACACATGAGTACACAAGTTACATCTTTCTCAAAATCAAACAGTTTTACATCATAGAAAAACCAAGAATTTGGGACaactagaaataaaaataggaaactGAAATCTAAGTCAAGAACTTTATATAcaaactaatataaatataattatttaacttaCTATTGATTATCAATTAACCCATTAAAAAAATCTAGAATCGATaacaaaaaattgttataataaCCGCTAAATCAATAACCCATTACCGCtaaatcaataacttttttttttggattggGTTATCGGTTTCAGTTCGATTTTGAACAGTCCTAAGTCATAGTAGTAATGAACGTTAGTTAATATAAGCTAATCACATTATTGGAAAGGATAATTGTGCATtatagtaaattattaattcaaaataaatgttataaccatagtttcatttaatttcaATTCGCAACAAACTTTTTGTCATTGTCTCTTTCCTCAGAATCTCGGTCACCACTCTTTggctcgcctctctcactttatgcataaatacaaatgtatgaattgtgtttatgtttgtataaagtaagagaaaactatatatataaatgcaaATACATGTATCTTCATCCTATACACTTGTAATTATACAAGTACAAATCTTCATTTGCTTAGTTATCCTTTGTCATTCTCTCTTTCTTgcattatacaaatacaaattatacaacatataatgtacaatttgtgtttgtataaagtgagagagatatttgatatacaattacaaatctttaattttaactcGATTAAATTGTATGCAAATATACAAACGCAATCAttgatacatatacataattcttaaacatatacaattaactaatcaatatacatacatagatgCTGCGATTTTATACAAATCAGAAACATCCGAATCAAATGTCTGCAATTTATACAAATCAGATGTCATATATTTGTTATGGAGCGTAAATATCAAAACTGTAGCTATATAAAGCTAATATTATTTGTGTTTGCTATTCCTAAAACTTATTACGTGTAACACTGTACGTACTAttcatttatgtttttcttgttaATTCATCAATTTGTTCACTTCCGTGAATAATTATTTCTAGCAAGgaaaaaatagaacaaatgtaattatattttaattaattaaaataactattaTTTGACACATCTATTTTTATCAAGGATAAATagatcaaaaaaataatattttaaatgaaaaaattatttgaattgatacattttaataaatagttGCTGAATTGAAGTCCTACAGGATTACATCTGAACTTTTTCAATTGTTTATTTAGGCTTATAATTGATATATGATTGTTGGTAAATTTTATTCccttctaattatttttaattgtttccCTTGTTTACTAGGTACATTTGTCTCtctatttaatgatttttattttttttacacaaaGGGTGAATTTTAGAAAacaatttgtttaaatttcaaatagcacaaatttatatatcttaATTAATAGCCCGTTGGGTTCCattaaattgtattaaaatttaattgaattgattatattattataaaaaaatggaTATGACTTTATTCATCTAATTCTAAAGTAAGCTAGATTTAATTGATCTACTCAACCTAAATATCTAAACACCTAGAACTAAATGATTCTAGTTATAATTAGTTACCTccagtttattttattattaaaaaagcTAGTTCTTAGATAgtattatttatgatatttttgttgtcattttttttcactatatcaaatattatacga comes from Solanum pennellii chromosome 1, SPENNV200 and encodes:
- the LOC107012273 gene encoding ABC transporter G family member 18-like, yielding MAKFKRTDTNRSLETLLDLDKSAQLKKINGKNLSKQLTRKLIPGHGLEFTNLSYSVTKKVKKDGVWINREAYLLNDISGQALRGEIMAIMGPSGAGKSTFLDAIAGRIARGSLEGTVRIEGKPVTTSYMKMISSYVMQDDQLFPMLTVYETFMFAAEVRLPPSISRAEKKKRVHELLEQLGLTSATHTYIGDEGRRGVSGGERRRVSIGIDIIHKPSLLFLDEPTSGLDSTSAYSVVEKVKDIAKSGSIVLMTIHQPSFRIQMLLDRITVLARGRLVYLGSPTGVAAFLAGFARPVPDGENSLEYLLDVIKEYDESTVGLDPLVLYQRDGIKPDQAAKTPLQKPPKTPRAHRNPYAKSPWTKHITLRSSHFSVGNMNSQRDPKDQSESNINSFGYDDEDFDNSLERKVPQTPMSMQSGIHPRLASHFYKDFSVWLYNGVKGTPLRPPTWNHGGRTQISGAKSSMSSGHPVPMSQQTPSRVKTPVVSAIFTPVREGIEYSSYNPSYEEVFEIEEVLDEPVHRHKFANPWLREVIVLCWRTTLNVIRTPELFLSREIVLTVMGLVLSSFFRRLNHFDFTTINHLLNFYIFTICLVFFSSNDAVPTFIQERFIFIRETSHNAYRSSSYVISSLIVYLPFFAIQAFTFAAITQYILRINSSILSFWIILYSSLITSNAYVMLVSALVPSYITGYAIVIATTALFFLTCGFFLKRTQIPLVWRWLHYISAIKYPFEALLINEFKGTKNCYNGDLADLSPGPLGDVKISQLHKDSIDLSQNCTLIGEDVLFSMDISKENIWLDIAILLAWGVLYRLFFYVVLRFYSKNERK